The region TTAATTAAAAAACATATTCAAGTTCAATTGAATATATGTCAATATATAATTGAAGGCATATTTAAAGGTTATTAAGAATTACATAATTTTTATTAACATTGATTATTTTAAATTATAATGTGCGTTAGTTAAAATTTAATTTCATAACTTTAAATTAAAAACATGGAATTATCATTTTAAAATCAAAAAACATGAAAAAATAATACTAAAATTCAAAAATAACTAAATTGACTAAAAGGAAAATACACTGCCATTATTAAGTTTGTAGGTAACAGATACTGCATAACAGTCAGCAAAAAGTTTAAATAACAACTTTACAAATAGCCATTCATATAAAAGAATTTCTCTAAACGAAATTCTATTTTGTTTTTTTTTAGGAATTTAATTCATGCTTTAATTAATCCTTTTTTTATTAATATTCTTCAGTATTTGGTCTTGTTGGTAATGTTATCATTGTATACAATGTTGATAACTATATATTCTTTCAATAATAAAAGTTACAAACACTGATGAAATGAAAACTAAAGTATAAAGGGTTAGTTTATTATCATGAAATATTAGAGGATATTGGGCATAAAAATGATTCTTTTAATGATATCGTCTCTAAAGTTATGGAGAATATCAAGAAATTAATGGTTTAATTAACAGATAAATGATTTGAAAAAGGAGAAGGAATTCATTTTTCATTTTTTTATTTAGAAATCTTCATTTATTGGATTGTTTTAATTTAATGATTTTATAGATATGATCATAATAATGTTTTGAGGGAAATATTAATGAAATACAGAAAGTTAGGAAATACTGGTGTTGAAGTATCTGAAATAGCTTTTGGTGCTGAATTTTTAGTAGAAAGGCCTTATAGGGATACTGAAGTTTTAATTAAAGCATGTGAGGAACACGGGATTAATTTTGTTGATTGCTGGATGAGTGAACCTGATGTACGTTCACATTTAGGTAAAGCTATTAAACCTAATCGTGAAAAATGGGTAATTCAAGGCCACATTGGAGCTACTTGGCAAAATAATCAATATGTAAGAACTCGTGAAATGGATAAGGTAATTCCTGCTTTTGAAGATTTTATGGAAAGATTTCAAATTGACACACTTGACTTTGGAATGATTCACTATGTTGATCAAATTGATGATTATAATGAAATAATTAATGGTCAATTCATTGAATATGTTCGTAAGTTAAAAGAAGAAGGAACAATCGCTCATATTGGATTAAGTACTCATAATCCTGATATTGGACTTTTAGCTGCTCAAAATCCTGAAATTGAATTATTAATGTTTTCTATTAATCCTGCATTTGACATGTTTGGTCCAATGGAGGATATTGAGGAATATAGGAAAGAGGATGCATATGGTGATGAAAAATTATCTTCTATTAACCCCCAAAGAGCAGAATTATATGAATCATGTGAGAAGAGTGGGACTGCTTTAACAGTAATGAAGGGTTTTGCCGGTGGAAATTTATTAAGTGCTGAAACATCACCATTTGGTGTTGTATTAACTCCAGTTCAATGTATTCATTATGCTTTAGAGCAAAAAGGGGTTTCAAGTATTTTTGTTGGTGTGAAAACCGTTGATGAACTTTTAGAATCCTTAAAATACTGTGAAGCAACAGAAAATGAAAAAGATTATGCAGAAATTTTAAGAACAGCTCCAAAACACTCGTTTGAGGGACAATGCACCTATTGTGGGCATTGCACTCCATGCACCTCGGAAATAGATATATCAATGGTAATAAAATTATTTGACCTTGCAAAAAATCATGATGAGGTTCCGGCAAGTATTAGGGAACATTATAATAATTTAAAATATGATGCAACAGATTGCAGTGCATGCGGGGACTGTGAAGAAAGATGTCCATTTGATGTAGCTATTGTGGATGTGATGGAAAACATTCAATGCTTATTCTCTCAATGAGGTAAACTTGTCCACAATCATTGAATTAGGGAGTTATTCAACCATTTTAATAATCGGTTATAAAGTAAAAATGGAATATTAATGTTAAAGTAGGTATGAAAATTTCAAGAATCCTGATTGATTAAAAAAATAGGAAAATTAGGAAACAATATTATTTCCCAATCATGCCTTTAAAACTGTTGATATCAGCCATGATTCTCTTCAGTTCACTTTTAAGTTCGTTTTTATCATTTTCAATCTTGACGAACTCTGGTGATTTGACATGAAGCTTTTTGACTTCAGTATTTATTTTTTCGGAAGTTGATATTATAAACATATGCTGGTCAGTTATTTGACCACACATTTATATATAATGTGGTCAAATATTTAACCAAATAGATTAAATATTTTTTTTCATGGTGTGATATTAAATGTATGAAAAAGAAGAAATTATCAGCGATTACATTAAAGAGGAATTATCCGATGTACCTAATATTTTAGATAATGAATTAACATTGGATGGCAGAAGTTTTGAACATAGAAAAGAGTTTGAATTTATTAAACATCATATTGATGAGTTTTTAGAAAAAACAACCAATAACCGTTATTTCGCACTTCCCGGCTTAAGAGGTGTCGGGAAAACAACACTACTATACCAAACCTATGAGTACCTGTTTAAATCCAAAAACATCAACCCAAATCAAATACTGTTCATTTCATGCGAAAACCTAAATGACATAGTGGATTTTAAAATCATAGATGTTGTAAAACAGTTTTTAGAAACCTACCACAACACCACCCTAAGAAGACTGGACAAAAAGATATTCCTGCTCATCGACGAATCACAACATGACAAAAAATGGGCATT is a window of Methanobrevibacter gottschalkii DSM 11977 DNA encoding:
- a CDS encoding aldo/keto reductase, translating into MKYRKLGNTGVEVSEIAFGAEFLVERPYRDTEVLIKACEEHGINFVDCWMSEPDVRSHLGKAIKPNREKWVIQGHIGATWQNNQYVRTREMDKVIPAFEDFMERFQIDTLDFGMIHYVDQIDDYNEIINGQFIEYVRKLKEEGTIAHIGLSTHNPDIGLLAAQNPEIELLMFSINPAFDMFGPMEDIEEYRKEDAYGDEKLSSINPQRAELYESCEKSGTALTVMKGFAGGNLLSAETSPFGVVLTPVQCIHYALEQKGVSSIFVGVKTVDELLESLKYCEATENEKDYAEILRTAPKHSFEGQCTYCGHCTPCTSEIDISMVIKLFDLAKNHDEVPASIREHYNNLKYDATDCSACGDCEERCPFDVAIVDVMENIQCLFSQ